A genomic segment from Lutzomyia longipalpis isolate SR_M1_2022 chromosome 3, ASM2433408v1 encodes:
- the LOC129794066 gene encoding muscle M-line assembly protein unc-89-like isoform X1, whose amino-acid sequence MGNILCKERVDRAGDSKNPIDRVIGRCAQLCPNAMNRKNGESWNKHIYETRPHQTQPTKLEAFRNSTLKLEENSLQQKSKAPGSTDMDPTPPVAPPRKKRPSMLSHDGRRVKNGFKDVFGIETPRRFSCDSVDNATRPREMGVDVGVPLKQSISYDSTGFADFSQENSPTNELDRKVLPRVGNKKSDKFFGENLSDCLSDEYVSDDQTNEEKKAPKDAIEKFVEENAVPVEKAMMQEKAKVTKTNSLDKKAEFLMAMLDGYSEEEAHYAGRTPVEEPIIVPKRKPNKHICDDDDHMHHRHFHKHEIAEASDKSDTLKSIPGEPGPKKPERDLSKYRKSLENLDDTTAENTTEITQVAADVEKPARKKRSISREDLPSPPPRPVKTPENVTILEVGATQSQAPPISPKPKPLKKIPSMPNNLVLSTKIEPKRLQKCQSSGSLVPEDLMSEIKRRVYEFQISQEYLPEDHSRADGSELVKPQSKLEKRKVSVTKKISNASSIELDPILDEDLSKTKFSIGNTEVKITEEVKEMAKEPRGSLGDISETANAITEFYKSVSDLIPDKLIENSSHQNPPQALHREIKEDHFVAPVVTSTPAKKDFATPPIKENALSHQVSQEKAEDSLKKILQDPEFDVNAISSVLEDIYANNKSILEDFQSFLEVEADSLEDFEIVSLTNGITKESSNQEKSNQVPAITVEKEPERKRRQSGSSNGSISDDNYTDLIEDTPKEQVTNKTLLAIAQERGRRESIDDVNNWFDRHIDSPLNPKIQTLLQEARKGRRGSDFVVYDTTTLYPFGNHKRHGSESGEFFDNLHPSKSADNVARDKDTATEEDHSNLLKFLKREAHADRAHSVPNND is encoded by the exons ATGGGGAATATTCTGTGCAAGGAGCGTGTTGATCGAGCGGGTGACTCCAAAAATCCCATTGACAGAGTTATTGGACGATGTGCTCAA CTCTGTCCAAATGCCATGAACCGCAAAAACGGAGAATCCTGGAATAAACACAT aTACGAAACGCGACCACATCAAACTCAGCCCACAAAGCTTGAAGCATTTAGGAATTCAACACTAAAACTCGAAGAAAACAGTCTTCAACAGAAGAGCAAAGCTCCTGGAAGTACAGACATGGATCCCACTCCTCCTGTAGCGCCACCCAGGAAGAAGCGTCCATCTATGCTCAGCCACGACGGGCGAAGGGTTAAGAATGGCTTCAAGGATGTCTTTGGGATTGAGACACCACGAAGATTCTCCTGCGATAGCGTTGACAATGCCACACGTCCGCGAGAGATGGGTGTCGATGTTGGGGTTCCACTGAAGCAGAGCATAAGCTATGACAGCACGGGATTTGCAGACTTCAGTCAGGAAAATTCACCAACAAATGAGCTGGACAGGAAGGTTCTCCCACGGGTGGGCAATAAGAAGTCAGATAAATTCTTCGGGGAGAATCTCTCAGACTGCCTCTCCGATGAGTACGTGAGTGATGATCAGACGAATGAGGAAAAGAAAGCACCCAAGGATGCCATTGAGAAGTTTGTGGAGGAGAATGCAGTGCCCGTTGAGAAGGCTATGATGCAGGAAAAAGCAAAGGTCACCAAGACAAACAGCCTGGATAAGAAGGCTGAATTCCTCATGGCAATGCTCGATGGGTATTCTGAAGAGGAAGCTCACTATGCTGGAAGGACTCCAGTAGAAGAACCAATTATTGTTCCCAAAAGGAAGCCGAATAAGCATATTTGTGATGATGACGATCACATGCACCATCGACACTTCCACAAACACGAAATTGCTGAAGCTTCTGATAAATCTGATACACTTAAATCAATTCCCGGTGAACCTGGACCGAAGAAACCTGAAAGGGATTTATCAAAGTATCGGAAATCTCTTGAGAATCTCGATGATACGACAGCAGAAAATACCACAGAGATCACACAAGTAGCAGCAGATGTGGAGAAACCGGCAAGGAAGAAGAGAAGTATTAGTCGAGAAGATCTTCCAAGTCCTCCACCACGTCCTGTTAAAACACCCGAAAATGTTACAATCCTGGAGGTAGGAGCAACTCAATCTCAAGCACCGCCAATCTCCCCTAAACCGAAGCCCTTGAAGAAGATCCCATCAATGCCCAACAACTTGGTATTGTCGACCAAAATTGAACCAAAACGACTGCAGAAGTGTCAGAGCTCAGGATCACTCGTACCAGAGGATCTTATGAGTGAAATAAAACGAAGAGTCTACGAGTTCCAAATAAGTCAGGAATATTTGCCCGAAGATCATAGCCGTGCTGATGGGTCAGAGCTCGTTAAGCCTCAATCCAAGCTTGAAAAACGCAAAGTTTCCGTGACAAAGAAAATCAGCAATGCCAGTTCCATTGAACTTGATCCAATCCTCGATGAAGATCTCAGCAAAACTAAGTTCAGCATTGGAAATACCGAAGTAAAGATTACGGAGGAAGTTAAGGAGATGGCAAAGGAACCAAGAGGATCACTGGGGGACATCAGTGAGACCGCAAATGCCATTACGGAGTTCTATAAAAGTGTCTCGGATTTGATTCCGgacaaattaattgagaattcATCACACCAGAATCCTCCACAGGCTCTACATCGAGAGATCAAAGAGGATCACTTTGTTGCTCCAGTTGTAACTTCCACACCAGCTAAGAAGGATTTCGCAACTCCACCAATCAAAGAGAATGCCCTTAGTCATCAAGTGAGTCAGGAGAAGGCTGAAGATAGcctcaagaaaattctccagGATCCGGAATTTGATGTGAATGCCATTTCGAGTGTTCTGGAAGACATCTATGCAAATAATAAATCCATCCTTGAGGATTTCCAGAGTTTCTTGGAAGTTGAAGCTGATAGTCTTGAGGATTTTGAGATTGTATCTCTAACCAATGGGATCACCAAGGAGTCCAGTAATCAAGAGAAGAGTAACCAAGTGCCAGCTATAACAGTCGAGAAGGAACCAGAGCGCAAACGAAGGCAGTCAGGATCATCAAATGGGAGTATCAGTGACGACAACTACACGGACCTCATTGAAGACACCCCAAAAGAACAAGTTACCAACAAAACACTCCTGGCTATAGCCCAGGAACGTGGTCGTCGGGAGAGTATTGACGATGTGAACAATTGGTTCGATAGACACATTGATTCCCCGCTTAATCCCAAAATTCAGACTCTCCTGCAGGAAGCCCGAAAGGGACGACGAGGATCGGATTTCGTTGTCTACGACACCACAACTCTCTATCCATTTGGCAATCACAAGCGCCACGGATCGGAATCAGGAGAATTCTTTGACAATCTTCATCCCTCAAAGAGTGCAGATAATGTTGCGAGGGACAAGGATACGGCAACGGAAGAGGATCATTCGAATCTCCTCAAGTTCCTCAAACGGGAAGCTCATGCAGATCGAGCACATTCCGTGCCCAAcaatgattaa
- the LOC129794066 gene encoding muscle M-line assembly protein unc-89-like isoform X2: MDPTPPVAPPRKKRPSMLSHDGRRVKNGFKDVFGIETPRRFSCDSVDNATRPREMGVDVGVPLKQSISYDSTGFADFSQENSPTNELDRKVLPRVGNKKSDKFFGENLSDCLSDEYVSDDQTNEEKKAPKDAIEKFVEENAVPVEKAMMQEKAKVTKTNSLDKKAEFLMAMLDGYSEEEAHYAGRTPVEEPIIVPKRKPNKHICDDDDHMHHRHFHKHEIAEASDKSDTLKSIPGEPGPKKPERDLSKYRKSLENLDDTTAENTTEITQVAADVEKPARKKRSISREDLPSPPPRPVKTPENVTILEVGATQSQAPPISPKPKPLKKIPSMPNNLVLSTKIEPKRLQKCQSSGSLVPEDLMSEIKRRVYEFQISQEYLPEDHSRADGSELVKPQSKLEKRKVSVTKKISNASSIELDPILDEDLSKTKFSIGNTEVKITEEVKEMAKEPRGSLGDISETANAITEFYKSVSDLIPDKLIENSSHQNPPQALHREIKEDHFVAPVVTSTPAKKDFATPPIKENALSHQVSQEKAEDSLKKILQDPEFDVNAISSVLEDIYANNKSILEDFQSFLEVEADSLEDFEIVSLTNGITKESSNQEKSNQVPAITVEKEPERKRRQSGSSNGSISDDNYTDLIEDTPKEQVTNKTLLAIAQERGRRESIDDVNNWFDRHIDSPLNPKIQTLLQEARKGRRGSDFVVYDTTTLYPFGNHKRHGSESGEFFDNLHPSKSADNVARDKDTATEEDHSNLLKFLKREAHADRAHSVPNND; this comes from the coding sequence ATGGATCCCACTCCTCCTGTAGCGCCACCCAGGAAGAAGCGTCCATCTATGCTCAGCCACGACGGGCGAAGGGTTAAGAATGGCTTCAAGGATGTCTTTGGGATTGAGACACCACGAAGATTCTCCTGCGATAGCGTTGACAATGCCACACGTCCGCGAGAGATGGGTGTCGATGTTGGGGTTCCACTGAAGCAGAGCATAAGCTATGACAGCACGGGATTTGCAGACTTCAGTCAGGAAAATTCACCAACAAATGAGCTGGACAGGAAGGTTCTCCCACGGGTGGGCAATAAGAAGTCAGATAAATTCTTCGGGGAGAATCTCTCAGACTGCCTCTCCGATGAGTACGTGAGTGATGATCAGACGAATGAGGAAAAGAAAGCACCCAAGGATGCCATTGAGAAGTTTGTGGAGGAGAATGCAGTGCCCGTTGAGAAGGCTATGATGCAGGAAAAAGCAAAGGTCACCAAGACAAACAGCCTGGATAAGAAGGCTGAATTCCTCATGGCAATGCTCGATGGGTATTCTGAAGAGGAAGCTCACTATGCTGGAAGGACTCCAGTAGAAGAACCAATTATTGTTCCCAAAAGGAAGCCGAATAAGCATATTTGTGATGATGACGATCACATGCACCATCGACACTTCCACAAACACGAAATTGCTGAAGCTTCTGATAAATCTGATACACTTAAATCAATTCCCGGTGAACCTGGACCGAAGAAACCTGAAAGGGATTTATCAAAGTATCGGAAATCTCTTGAGAATCTCGATGATACGACAGCAGAAAATACCACAGAGATCACACAAGTAGCAGCAGATGTGGAGAAACCGGCAAGGAAGAAGAGAAGTATTAGTCGAGAAGATCTTCCAAGTCCTCCACCACGTCCTGTTAAAACACCCGAAAATGTTACAATCCTGGAGGTAGGAGCAACTCAATCTCAAGCACCGCCAATCTCCCCTAAACCGAAGCCCTTGAAGAAGATCCCATCAATGCCCAACAACTTGGTATTGTCGACCAAAATTGAACCAAAACGACTGCAGAAGTGTCAGAGCTCAGGATCACTCGTACCAGAGGATCTTATGAGTGAAATAAAACGAAGAGTCTACGAGTTCCAAATAAGTCAGGAATATTTGCCCGAAGATCATAGCCGTGCTGATGGGTCAGAGCTCGTTAAGCCTCAATCCAAGCTTGAAAAACGCAAAGTTTCCGTGACAAAGAAAATCAGCAATGCCAGTTCCATTGAACTTGATCCAATCCTCGATGAAGATCTCAGCAAAACTAAGTTCAGCATTGGAAATACCGAAGTAAAGATTACGGAGGAAGTTAAGGAGATGGCAAAGGAACCAAGAGGATCACTGGGGGACATCAGTGAGACCGCAAATGCCATTACGGAGTTCTATAAAAGTGTCTCGGATTTGATTCCGgacaaattaattgagaattcATCACACCAGAATCCTCCACAGGCTCTACATCGAGAGATCAAAGAGGATCACTTTGTTGCTCCAGTTGTAACTTCCACACCAGCTAAGAAGGATTTCGCAACTCCACCAATCAAAGAGAATGCCCTTAGTCATCAAGTGAGTCAGGAGAAGGCTGAAGATAGcctcaagaaaattctccagGATCCGGAATTTGATGTGAATGCCATTTCGAGTGTTCTGGAAGACATCTATGCAAATAATAAATCCATCCTTGAGGATTTCCAGAGTTTCTTGGAAGTTGAAGCTGATAGTCTTGAGGATTTTGAGATTGTATCTCTAACCAATGGGATCACCAAGGAGTCCAGTAATCAAGAGAAGAGTAACCAAGTGCCAGCTATAACAGTCGAGAAGGAACCAGAGCGCAAACGAAGGCAGTCAGGATCATCAAATGGGAGTATCAGTGACGACAACTACACGGACCTCATTGAAGACACCCCAAAAGAACAAGTTACCAACAAAACACTCCTGGCTATAGCCCAGGAACGTGGTCGTCGGGAGAGTATTGACGATGTGAACAATTGGTTCGATAGACACATTGATTCCCCGCTTAATCCCAAAATTCAGACTCTCCTGCAGGAAGCCCGAAAGGGACGACGAGGATCGGATTTCGTTGTCTACGACACCACAACTCTCTATCCATTTGGCAATCACAAGCGCCACGGATCGGAATCAGGAGAATTCTTTGACAATCTTCATCCCTCAAAGAGTGCAGATAATGTTGCGAGGGACAAGGATACGGCAACGGAAGAGGATCATTCGAATCTCCTCAAGTTCCTCAAACGGGAAGCTCATGCAGATCGAGCACATTCCGTGCCCAAcaatgattaa
- the LOC129794171 gene encoding adrenodoxin-like protein 1, mitochondrial, translating to MFTKNLIKNVIKYTISRNIQGSQVYRHGEFEWQDPKSEDEVVNITYIDKDGKRMAVRGKVGDNVLYLAHRHEIEMEGACEASLACTTCHVYVKDEYLDRLPESTEKEDDLLDMAPFLKQNSRLGCQIVLTKELEGLELQLPKATRNFYVDGHKPKPH from the exons atgtttacaaaaaatttaattaaaaatgtgataaaatacACAATTTCCCGAAACATTCAGGGCTCCCAAG TTTACCGGCATGGAGAATTTGAGTGGCAAGATCCCAAATCGGAAGATGAAGT TGTAAATATCACCTATATAGATAAGGATGGAAAACGAATGGCTGTGCGGGGTAAAGTGGGTGATAACGTGCTGTATTTGGCTCACCGGCATGAGATTGAGATGGAGGGTGCTTGTGAGGCTTCTCTGGCCTGCACAACGTGCCATGTGTACGTGAAAGATGAATACCTGGATCGTCTTCCTGAATCCACTGAGAAGGAAGATGATCTACTCGACATGGCGCCCTTTCTCAAACAGAACTCCCGACTGGGATGCCAAATTGTCCTGACCAAGGAACTCGAGGGCTTAGAATTGCAACTCCCCAAAGCCACGAGAAACTTCTACGTTGACGGACACAAGCCCAAGCCACACTGA
- the LOC129794115 gene encoding uncharacterized protein LOC129794115 encodes MMEIRLFLVAVCLLAARRVLAQEETEEPPPEGYYAFVEAPSAIPPRVRPPPYTHVNVDCKEFINNKPYVSVHNICGDLNKGQIPRNPMRQNIFGEPYPFELIRNQTLKFLSKTLPVLKADDTLPKVTQVFPDEIVETIDNNAIGRRMSRMKREDSAARSAKAEDVRSGRKFCDGGGIFCTLYRAIQGDPVVSQVAERREETGGSAPPRYDGPPTPCPAKVEYATPVFAKNYQGSWRYVVQIPYEGYFTQTVEVTRCLQARCHYLDGGCLSSPRWVSLLVAEIFYPNNDDYTTTTTSTTAPPVQDFNAYQQYLQKRAGLSTATDGSNFEASDASGSSSGKLPHCDGHDEIGCFQVRLYYDWFLIPGSCKCWRPDYFAKYVRRKPTTTDL; translated from the exons ATGATGGAAATCAGGCTGTTCttg GTCGCTGTGTGCCTTTTGGCGGCACGAAGGGTGCTGGCACAGGAGGAGACGGAGGAGCCCCCACCGGAGGGATATTATGCCTTTGTCGAGGCCCCATCGGCTATCCCACCCAGAGTACGCCCCCCACCATACACCCACGTCAACGTGGACTGCAAGGAGTTCATCAACAATAAGCCCTACGTCTCAGTGCACAACATCTGCGGGGATCTCAATAAGGGGCAAATCCCGAGGAATCCAATGCGGCAGAATATCTTCGGAGAGCCATATCCATT TGAATTGATCCGGAATCAGACGTTGAAATTCCTCTCGAAGACACTCCCAGTTCTTAAGGCAGATGACACACTTCCCAAGGTGACTCAAGTCTTTCCAGATGAGATTGTCGAGACCATCGATAACAATGC CATTGGACGCCGGATGAGTCGAATGAAGCGAGAGGATTCAGCTGCTAGGAGTGCCAAAGCTGAAGATGTTCGTTCAGGAAGAAAATTCTGTGATGGTGGTGGAAT CTTTTGCACACTCTATCGCGCCATTCAGGGTGATCCGGTTGTGTCTCAGGTGGCGGAAAGACGTGAAGAGACGGGAGGTTCAGCACCACCACGCTACGATGGACCCCCCACTCCGTGTCCGGCAAAAGTGGAGTACGCTACGCCGGTATTTGCAAAGAACTATCAGGGCTCCTGGCGGTACGTTGTGCAAATTCCCTATGAGGGCTACTTTACGCAAACTGTGGAAGTGACACGATGCCTCCAGGCACGTTGTCACTACCTCGACGGGGGTTGTTTGTCATCCCCACGCTGGGTGAGCCTCCTCGTTGCGGAGATCTTCTACCCCAACAATGATGATTACACCACAACGACAACCTCAACAACAGCACCACCTGTTCAGGATTTCAATGCCTACCAGCAGTATTTGCAGAAACGTGCTGGATTGTCAACTGCAACAGACGGATCGAACTTTGAGGCATCTGATGCTTCAGGAAGTTCATCTGGGAAATTACCTCATTGCGATGGACACGATGAAATTGGTTGCTTCCAG GTTCGCCTCTACTACGATTGGTTCCTCATTCCGGGTTCTTGCAAATGCTGGCGACCTGATTACTTTGCCAAGTACGTGCGAAGGAAACCCACTACAACGGATCTCTAG